GTACTTATAAAATCTCAAATCTTACTTGGGAAAAAACGGCACAATACAATCTAGGATTGGATATTAATCTATTGAAAGACAGAATACAGCTAACAACAGACGTGTATTACAAAAAGACCTCCGATTTATTCTTGGAAGTACCTGTTCCATTCTCCTCCGGGTTGAATAGTGTATTTCAAAACACAGGGTCTGTTGAGAATAAGGGGTTAGAATTAGGATTGAAAACATCCAACATAAGAAAAAAACACTTCGATTGGTCTAGCAATGTGGTGTTTACGCTGAACAGAAATAAAGTTCTGGATCTGGGAGGTGCCGACTATTACATACCCGTTGATCCTTCAAACGTAACACAACCATCGCAAATAGTGAAAGTCGGAGAGCCGTTGGGGGCATTTTACACCTATATTACGGACGGACTGAATGCCGATGGAAGCCAGAAATACAAACTGGATGCAAGCGGAAATAAAGTAAAAGAAATAGTAGGAAGCGCTCAACCTGCATTTTTGGCAAGTATTACCAATTCCTTCAAATATCACAATTTCGATTTAAGTGTTTTCGTCTATAGTTCTTACGGAAATAAAATTTTCAACAGAACGAGAGCGAACATAGATTTAGGATCCGGTTACACTAATGCATCATCCGATTTATTGAATCGTTGGACTCCGACCAATACCAATACGAGTGTTCACAGAGCCGAAGAAAATCCGTCTGTCTCCATTTCTGATCGCTATATCGAAGATGGGTCCTACCTGAAGATTAAAAATATTACCCTGGGATATTCTTTCCCTAAGAAGCTGGTATCTAAGTTTAAAGTTCAGTCATTACGAGTATATGCATCAGCGCAAAACTACTTTACATTCACAAACTACAAAAGCTATGATCCCGAAGTAAGTGTAAATGGACAAAGCGCCGTAAATGCAGGTATTGATACAGGTGCATACCCATCTTCCAAATCACTTATCGGAGGCTTAACCATCCAGTTCTGATTCATAAATCAAAGGCCAATCATGAAGCCGTTCTCCGTGAAAACGAGGACGAGTTACGTACGGCCTAAATTAATTACTATCTTATGAAAATAAATATTTTAACAGCAATAATAGCATTATCGGGGTTGACGGCATGCTCCTCACTCTTAGAAGAGACACCTCAGTCTTTTATTTCTCCTGAACAATTCTATAAAACGTCGGCTGATGGTACCGCTGCAGTAAATGCGATTTATTACAATTTCGCCAGTAATGGAGATGGGAATCAACCCATTTATAATTCCTTGTTTAATACCGGGATGGACTTTATGACGGATGACCTCGACGCAGGCCCCGGATCTCCGAACAACGATGTGAGGACAATGGCAGTCCTATCTCATATTTCTGCAAATCTACGGGTAAAAGAAATCTGGCAACAACACTATTCGGGAATAAACAAAGCGAATGTAGCACTGGCCCGCATCCCGGGAATAGAGATGGATGTGAAATTGAAAAACAAATTGTTGGGGGAAGCCCGTTTTTTGAGAGCATTATATTATTTCAACCTGGTGCGTTTGTACGGTGCAGTCCCATTGTTGCTGACAGATCAGACTCAGGAAAGTGTTGAAGACCTGGATGTCGCACGAACACCCGTAGATGATGTATATACTCAGATTATAACAGATTTGAAAACTGCCTCAGTTCTGTTTAAGACTGGTTCCACCCCGGAAACCGGACGAGCAACGGAAGGAGCAGCCAAGGCTTTATTGTCAAAAGTGTATCTTACCAAACGCGACTGGACAAACTCAATTTTGTATGCCGATTCGGTGATTAATGGTTCTTTCGGATATGATCTATTTGCAGATTATAGTCAGGTCTTTTTGCCGGCTTATAAAAATGGCAAAGAACATATATTCTCAATTCAGTTCAAAAATGGAGTACAAACCAATCAGGTTTTAAGCCGGGATATTAAATCAGGTGTGCCGGGATTGAAAGGATCTTACGGTGATCAGGTCCGTTTTTATACGGTTGGTAATGATAATTATTTCAGCATTTTCAAATTATTCCCCAAAGGAGATAAACGTAAATACGTATCATTTACCACGAAATATGTAAGTCCGACCAATGGTAAAACCTATATAACACTGAATGCACCAGGCGATTCTGTTCCGTTTATCAACAAATACTGGGATCCGAACTATGCAAGTACCAATGTTTCTGAAGCGAATGCCACCATATTACGTTTTGCAGAAGTATTGCTGATAAGAGCAGAGGCGGAAAATGAATTGAATGGACCTGCAAACGCTTATGTTTATGTTAACAGAGTAAGAAAGAGAGCCGGATTAGCCGATTTGAAAGATCTTACGCAGAACAAGTTTCGCGAAGCAGTGTATCTGGAACGAAGGCTGGAATTGGTTGGCGAATATCAGCGCTATTTTGATCTGATTCGTGAAACCGACAGCATTGCTACCGGAGAAGGTCCTTTGGGACGGGGAATATTGAGTAAAAGCTTGAAAGCGGTGGGTAAAACCAATGTGGTAGTCCCCAGACATTATTTGTATCCGATTCCTCAAACTGAAAGAGAGCGAAATCCAAAACTTACTCAAAATCCCGGATGGGAATAAAAACTGAATACAATGATATCGAAAAATAAAAATATAAAACTGTTGGCTTCTACCCTCCTATTGGGAGGTGGAGTTACACAAGTCACCTTGGCTCAACACCAACCGCTTCAACCGTTCGGAGGTAAAATCGGTAAAACGCTTGATGAATCAACTCAAGCATGGCCCGAAAAGAATAAAGCGCCTAGAAATGCACCAAATGTTGTCTGGATTTTGCTTGATGATGTGGGGTTTGGAGCCTCATCAGCCTTTGGTGGTTTGGTGGAAACACCCCATTTCGAGGCACTAGCCAATGACGGGTTACGATTTACCAACTTTCATACAACCGGAATTTCAAGTCCGACCCGGGCTGCTTTACTGACTGGAAGAAATCATCACAAAGTAGCCATGGGGCACCATGCCGAGCTACAGATAGGAGCGCCTGGCTACACTGGAGAAATCCCTTTGGAAGCCGGACTCATCAGTGAAGTATTTCTCGAAAACGGATACAATACTTTTGCACTTGGTAAATGGCACGGGATTCAACCTCAACAGCAAAGTCTTAACGGCCCCTTTAACCGGTACCCAACCGGACGTGGCTTTGAGCATTTTTACGGATTCTTTGGTGGTTCCACCGACCAGTGGCATCCGCAGTTAGTAGATGGCATCAATCAGGTTAATATTGAGCCCAATGCCAAACACCTGAATGAATTATTGGCTGATAAAGCTATTGCTTACATTGCCAATCAAAAATCAACAGACCCGGAAAAACCATTCTTTGTGTATTATGCTACCGGAGCGACACATGCCCCCCATCATG
The Parabacteroides sp. FAFU027 DNA segment above includes these coding regions:
- a CDS encoding RagB/SusD family nutrient uptake outer membrane protein, yielding MKINILTAIIALSGLTACSSLLEETPQSFISPEQFYKTSADGTAAVNAIYYNFASNGDGNQPIYNSLFNTGMDFMTDDLDAGPGSPNNDVRTMAVLSHISANLRVKEIWQQHYSGINKANVALARIPGIEMDVKLKNKLLGEARFLRALYYFNLVRLYGAVPLLLTDQTQESVEDLDVARTPVDDVYTQIITDLKTASVLFKTGSTPETGRATEGAAKALLSKVYLTKRDWTNSILYADSVINGSFGYDLFADYSQVFLPAYKNGKEHIFSIQFKNGVQTNQVLSRDIKSGVPGLKGSYGDQVRFYTVGNDNYFSIFKLFPKGDKRKYVSFTTKYVSPTNGKTYITLNAPGDSVPFINKYWDPNYASTNVSEANATILRFAEVLLIRAEAENELNGPANAYVYVNRVRKRAGLADLKDLTQNKFREAVYLERRLELVGEYQRYFDLIRETDSIATGEGPLGRGILSKSLKAVGKTNVVVPRHYLYPIPQTERERNPKLTQNPGWE